The following coding sequences are from one Musa acuminata AAA Group cultivar baxijiao chromosome BXJ2-4, Cavendish_Baxijiao_AAA, whole genome shotgun sequence window:
- the LOC135611220 gene encoding uncharacterized protein LOC135611220 → MASKLVLILVFVVDLIAFGLAVAAEQRRSKATVVIDSEKNYNHCVYDSDIATGYGVGAFLFLLLSQAILMAVSKCFCCGRSLGPGGPRACALLLFLFSWLTFLIAEACLLAGSVRNAHHTRYRNMFFDGNLSCETVRKGVFAAGAAFVLFTAVLSELYYVYYAKAARSSGAPPYGEAPAVGMSSYR, encoded by the exons ATGGCGTCTAAGCTGGTCCTCATCCTCGTCTTCGTGGTCGACCTGATAGCCTTCGGCCTTGCGGTCGCCGCCGAGCAGCGCCGCAGCAAG GCTACGGTCGTTATCGACTCGGAGAAAAACTACAACCACTGCGTCTACGACTCCGACATCGCCACCGGCTACGGCGTCGgcgccttcctcttcctcctcctaagCCAGGCCATCCTCATGGCCGTTAGCAAGTGCTTCTGCTGCGGCCGCTCTCTCGGCCCCGGCGGCCCCCGCGCCTgcgccctcctcctcttcctcttctcctg GCTGACGTTTCTCATAGCGGAGGCGTGCTTGCTCGCCGGGTCGGTGCGTAACGCGCACCACACCCGCTACCGGAACATGTTCTTCGACGGCAACTTGTCGTGCGAGACGGTGCGCAAGGGCGTCTTCGCCGCCGGTGCCGCCTTCGTCCTCTTCACCGCCGTCCTTTCCGAATTGTACTACGTGTACTACGCAAAGGCGGCCCGCAGCTCCGGCGCGCCTCCTTACGGCGAAGCTCCCGCCGTGGGCATGAGCTCATACCGCTAG
- the LOC103982378 gene encoding microtubule-associated protein RP/EB family member 1C yields MATNIGMMDAAYFVGRNEILAWINSTLQLNLSKVEEAASGAVQCQLMDAVHSGIVPMHKVNFDAKSEYEMIQNYKVLQDVFNKLKITKHIEVNKLVKGRPLDNLEFMQWMKRYCDSVNGGVLNNYNALERRDSCKGGKEANKRAAPSQTSVRSSSAVLKTQASHTTKKNDAHAGNASHKATKPDTSVSQAYDEKITELKLFVDSLEKERDFYFGKLRDIEILCQNPEIEHLPIVGAIQKILYATDDSSSVVAEAQAMIAQRQSGSPPLSPILETSEEKPKQETQKRKDICTLEFDMAANSTLSPRQRLSDISDVHCCGSPLTNF; encoded by the exons ATGGCGACCAACATAGGGATGATGGATGCGGCTTACTTCGTCGGTCGGAACGAGATCCTGGCGTGGATCAACTCCACCCTACAACTCAATCTCTCGAAGGTCGAAGAG GCGGCGTCGGGGGCGGTGCAGTGTCAGCTGATGGACGCCGTCCACTCAGGGATCGTGCCGATGCACAAAGTCAACTTTGATGCCAAGAGCGAGTACGAGATGATCCAGAATTACAAGGTCCTTCAGGATGTCTTCAACAAACTCAAGATCACTAAG CACATTGAAGTCAACAAACTTGTGAAAGGAAGGCCCCTGGATAATTTGGAGTTCATGCAGTGGATGAAGAGATACTGTGATTCTGTTAATGGCGGTGTCTTGAACAA TTATAACGCTCTGGAGAGAAGAGATTCTTGTAAAGGTGGAAAAGAAGCGAATAAGAGGGCAGCACCTTCTCAAACATCAGTCAGATCTTCGTCTGCTGTCCTTAAAACTCAAGCCTCACATACCACAAAAAAGAATGATGCTCATGCTGGAAATGCATCACATAAAGCCACAAAACCTGATACCTCTGTATCTCAAGCATATGATGAAAAG ATCACAGAGCTGAAGCTTTTTGTGGATAGTCTTGAAAAAGAAAGGGATTTCTACTTTGGTAAACTGAGGGACATCGAGATCTTGTGCCAGAACCCTGAGATTGAGCATCTACCT ATTGTTGGTGCCATTCAGAAGATCCTGTATGCTACAGATGATAGCTCATCTGTTGTGGCAGAAGCACAAGCCATGATAGCGCAGAGACAGAGTGGATCGCCACCGCTCAGCCCAATCCTCGAGACATCTGAAGAAAAACCAAAACAGGAAACACAGAAGAGAAAGGATATCTGTACCCTCGAGTTCGACATGGCAGCCAATTCGACCTTGTCCCCAAGACAGAGGCTTTCCGACATCTCCGATGTGCACTGCTGTGGTTCACCGCTAACAAATTTCTGA